The following coding sequences are from one Ochotona princeps isolate mOchPri1 chromosome 8, mOchPri1.hap1, whole genome shotgun sequence window:
- the FABP1 gene encoding fatty acid-binding protein, liver isoform X2, with translation MNFTGKYQQQSQENYEPFMKAAGVPADVIQKTKDVKMMLEIVQNGKHFKLIMSVGPKVTQNEFTLGEECELDTVMGKFKTVVKLEGENKLVTSFKNIKSVTELNGDTIINSMTLGDIVFKRISKRV, from the exons ATGAACTTCACCGGCAAGTACCAACAGCAGAGCCAGGAAAACTATGAGCCCTTCATGAAGGCAGCCG GTGTGCCAGCTGATGTCATCCAGAAGACAAAGGATGTCAAGATGATGTTGGAAATTGTGCAGAATGGGAAGCACTTCAAGCTCATCATGTCCGTCGGCCCCAAAGTGACCCAGAACGAGTTCACCTTGGGGGAGGAGTGTGAGCTGGACACTGTGATGGGCAAGTTCAAG ACGGTGGTGAAGTTGGAAGGTGAGAATAAACTGGTGACaagtttcaaaaacataaaatctgTGACTGAACTCAACGGGGATACCATCATCAAC AGCATGACATTGGGTGACATTGTCTTCAAGAGAATCAGCAAGAGAGTTTAA
- the FABP1 gene encoding fatty acid-binding protein, liver isoform X1: MNFTGKYQQQSQENYEPFMKAAGVPADVIQKTKDVKMMLEIVQNGKHFKLIMSVGPKVTQNEFTLGEECELDTVMGKFKTVVKLEGENKLVTSFKNIKSVTELNGDTIINVSWFSELWLPELEREGQQVEE; encoded by the exons ATGAACTTCACCGGCAAGTACCAACAGCAGAGCCAGGAAAACTATGAGCCCTTCATGAAGGCAGCCG GTGTGCCAGCTGATGTCATCCAGAAGACAAAGGATGTCAAGATGATGTTGGAAATTGTGCAGAATGGGAAGCACTTCAAGCTCATCATGTCCGTCGGCCCCAAAGTGACCCAGAACGAGTTCACCTTGGGGGAGGAGTGTGAGCTGGACACTGTGATGGGCAAGTTCAAG ACGGTGGTGAAGTTGGAAGGTGAGAATAAACTGGTGACaagtttcaaaaacataaaatctgTGACTGAACTCAACGGGGATACCATCATCAACGTAAGTTGGTTCTCTGAGCTGTGGCTCCCAGAGCTTGAGAGGGAAGGGCAGCAGGTAGAGGAGTAA